The following proteins are encoded in a genomic region of Vulpes vulpes isolate BD-2025 chromosome X, VulVul3, whole genome shotgun sequence:
- the PLXNB3 gene encoding plexin-B3 isoform X3 — protein MRLPWCHTARETPPLPPCEAVPAMAPRPPLGPHLLLALLLSLPPPPTRARHFSAPNATFNHLALAPGPGTLYVGAVNRLFQLSPELRLQAVAVTGPVLDSPDCVPFRDPADCPHARLTDNANQLLLVSGRARELVACGQVRQGVCDKRRLDDVAHVLYQAEDPGDGQFVAANAPGVATVGLVVQAPDRDLLLVARGLAGKLSAGVPPLTVRQLAGPQPFSSEGLGRLVVGDLSDYNNSYVGAFAAGRSAYFVFRRRGARAQADYRSYAARVCLGDANLYSYVEVPLACRGQGLIQAAAVTPSTLLGAFAAGPGGAGAALCAFPLARLDASMEHARRLCYTAGGRGPGGAEEATVEYGVTSRCAALPADSPESYPCGDEHTPSPIAGRQPLEAEPLLQLEQPISAVAGLQADGHTIAFLGDTQGQLHKVFLNGSHGHVYHSQQVGPRGSAISPDLLVDGNGSHVYVLTAQQVDRVPVAACSEFPDCTSCLQARDPLCGWCVLQGRCTLKGQCGRAAQANQWLWSYEDSHCPHVQSLLPAYRPRQEQGQVTLSVPRLPTLAADEYFHCAFGDYDSLAHVEGPHVACVTPPQDQLPLNPPGTDHITLPLALMFEDVAVAATNFSFYDCSAVQALEVAAPCRACVGSIWRCHWCPRSSRCVYGEHCPEGEGTIYSAQEADVQVRGPGACPRVEGLAGPVLLPVGWKSHLALRVRNLQHFGSLPASYHCWLELPGKLQRLPASLEETSGDVGLISCQAQQLHPSVAQQELRVPIYVTRGKAQRLDNAHTLHVTLYDCAVGHPDCSRCQAANGSLGCVWCSHRQPACRYGPLCPPEAVELLCPSPRIDRIEPLTGPPEGGLALTIWGSNLGRDFAEVQDAVNVAGRPCSPEPSLYRTSARIVCVTSPAPNGTTGPIQVAIKNRPPGISTQHFTYQDPILLSLSPHWGPQAGGTQLTIHGQHLQTGGNISAFVGAQPCPIQEPVCPEAIVCHTMSQASPGEAVVRVVFGHAQRTLLTSPFQYTANPQLVAAEPSVSFRGGGRLIRVRGTGLDVVQQPLLSVWLAATAEVQAAGVEPRNPTPRTSCGGPAAAPQACIQLREGLLQCSTVCSINSSSLLLCQSPAVPDGVHPQRVFFTLDNVHVDFASANGGQDFQYQPNPRLAPLSREKPTRPYRLKPGNVLDVEGQGLNLGISKEEVRVHIGDGECLVKTLTLTHLYCEPPSRAPQPANGSSALPQFVVQMGNVRLALGPVQYETEPTLSAFPVEAQVGLGLGAAVLITAVLLLTLMYRHKSKQALRDYQKVLVQLENLEIGVGDQCRKEFTDLMTEMTDLSSDLEASGIPFLDYHTYAERVFFPGHGGCPLQPALEGPGEEGRRAPVRQGLTQLSNLLNSKLFLLTLIHTLEEQPSFSQRDRCHVASLLSLALHGKLEYLTDILRTLLSDLAAHYVHKNPKLMLRRTETMVEKLLTNWLSICLYAFLKYQVDKGPVDAVTGKAKRTLNDSRLLREDVEFRPLTLMVLAGPRAGGAAGGGAVQRVPARVLDTDTITQVKEKVLEQVYKGTPFSQRPSAHALDLEWRSGLAGHLTLSDEDLTSVTHNHWKRLNTLQHYKVPDGATVGLIPQLHNGGAVSQSLAQNCTLGENVPMLEDGEEGGVHLWHLVKGTEEPEGAKARRSSLRERERERARAKAIPEIYLTRLLSMKGTLQKFVDDTFQAILSVNRPVPIAIKYLFDFLDELAEKHGIEDPETLHIWKTNSLLLRFWVNTLKNPQLIFDVRVSDNVDAILAVIAQTFIDSCTVSEHKVGRAHSYPEQDSPVNKLLYAREIPRYKQMVERYYSDIRQSSPASYQEMNSALAELSGNYTSAPHCLEALQELYNHIHRYYDQIISALEEDPVGQKMQLACRLQQVAALVENKVTDL, from the exons ATGCGCCTCCCTTGGTGCCACACTGCCCGGGAGACCCCTCCGCTGCCCCCCTGCGAGGCG GTGCCTGCGATGGCTCCCCGGCCTCCCCTcggcccccacctcctgctcgCGCTGCTGCTGAGCCTGCCGCCGCCCCCAACGCGGGCCCGTCACTTCTCGGCCCCCAACGCCACCTTCAACCACTTGGCACTGGCGCCGGGCCCGGGCACACTCTACGTCGGTGCCGTGAACCGCCTCTTCCAGCTCAGCCCCGAGCTGCGGCTGCAGGCGGTGGCCGTCACCGGGCCGGTCCTCGACAGCCCCGACTGCGTGCCCTTCCGCGACCCGGCCGACTGCCCGCACGCGCGGCTCACCGACAACGCCAACCAGCTGCTGCTGGTGAGCGGCCGCGCGCGGGAGCTCGTGGCCTGCGGGCAGGTGCGCCAGGGCGTGTGCGACAAGCGGCGCCTGGACGACGTGGCCCACGTGCTGTACCAGGCCGAGGACCCCGGCGACGGGCAGTTTGTGGCCGCCAACGCCCCGGGAGTCGCCACGGTGGGCCTGGTGGTGCAGGCGCCGGACCGGGACCTGCTGCTGGTGGCCCGCGGCCTGGCGGGCAAGCTGTCGGCGGGGGTGCCGCCCCTGACCGTGCGCCAGCTGGCGGGGCCGCAGCCCTTCTCGAGCGAGGGCCTGGGCCGCCTGGTGGTGGGCGACCTCTCCGACTACAACAACAGCTACGTGGGGGCCTTCGCGGCCGGCCGCTCGGCCTACTTCGTGTTCCGCcgccgcggggcgcgggcgcaggCCGACTACCGCTCCTACGCGGCCCGCGTGTGCCTGGGCGATGCCAACCTTTACTCGTACGTGGAGGTGCCCCTCGCCTGCCGGGGCCAGGGCCTCATCCAGGCCGCCGCCGTCACGCCAAGCACCTTGCTGGGGGCATTCGCCGCGGGCcccggcggggcgggcgccgcCCTGTGCGCCTTCCCCCTGGCGCGGCTGGACGCCAGCATGGAGCACGCGCGGCGCCTGTGCTACACGGCGGGTGGCCGCGGCCCCGGCGGCGCCGAGGAAGCCACCGTGGAGTACGGAGTCACCTCCCGCTGCGCCGCCCTGCCCGCC GACTCCCCTGAGTCGTACCCCTGCGGCGACGAGCACACCCCCAGCCCCATTGCTGGCCGCCAGCCCCTGGAGGCCGAGCCCCTGCTGCAGCTCGAGCAGCCCATCAGCGCCGTGGCCGGCCTCCAGGCAGACGGGCACACGATCGCTTTCCTGGGGGACACGCAGGGTCAGCTGCATAAG GTCTTCCTCAATGGCTCCCACGGCCACGTGTACCACTCCCAGCAAGTGGGGCCTCGGGGTTCAGCTATCAGCCCAGACCTGCTGGTGGACGGCAACGGCAGCCACGTCTATGTCCTCACTGCCCAGCAG GTGGACCGGGTACCTGTGGCAGCCTGCTCCGAGTTCCCTGACTGCACCAGCTGCCTCCAGGCCCGGGACCCGCTGTGTGGCTGGTGCGTCCTCCAGGGCAG GTGCACCCTCAAGGGCCAATGCGGGCGGGCAGCCCAGGCCAACCAGTGGCTGTGGAGCTACGAGGACAGCCACTGCCCACACGTCCAGAGCTTGCTGCCGGCCTACCGCCCCCGCCAGGAGCAGGGCCAG GTCACCTTGTCTGTCCCCCGGCTGCCCACCCTGGCCGCGGATGAATACTTCCATTGTGCCTTTGGGGACTATGACAGCTTGGCCCACGTGGAAGGGCCCCACGTGGCCTGTGTCACCCCACCCCAAGACCAGCTGCCGCTTAACCCTCCAGGCACAG accacATCACCTTGCCCCTGGCTTTGATGTTTGAGGATGTGGCTGTGGCTGCCACCAACTTCTCCTTCTACGACTGCAGTGCTGTCCAGGCCTTGGAGGTGGCCGCCCC GTGTCGCGCCTGTGTGGGCAGCATATGGCGGTGCCACTGGTGCCCCCGAAGCAGCCGCTGTGTGTACGGGGAGCACTGCCCAGAGGGCGAGGGGACCATTTACAGCGCCCAGGAG GCGGACGTCCAGGTGCGTGGCCCGGGGGCTTGTCCCCGGGTGGAGGGCCTGGCCGGCCCCGTCCTGCTGCCCGTGGGTTGGAAGAGCCACTTGGCCCTGCGTGTGCGGAACCTTCAGCATTTCGGA AGCCTGCCTGCCTCCTACCACTGCTGGCTGGAGCTGCCCGGAAAACTTCAACGGCTGCCGGCCTCTCTGGAGGAGACGTCCGGGGACGTGGGCCTCATCTCCTGCCAGGCCCAGCAG CTCCACCCGTCCGTGGCCCAGCAGGAGCTCCGGGTGCCCATCTATGTCACCCGGGGTAAGGCTCAGCGGCTGGACAATGCCCACACTCTTCATG TGACCCTGTACGACTGCGCTGTGGGCCACCCTGACTGCAGCCGCTGCCAGGCGGCCAATGGGAGCCTGGGCTGCGTGTGGTGCAGCCACCGCCAGCCCGCCTGTCGCTATGGCCCTCTCTGCCCCCCGGAGGCCGTGGAGTTGCTGTGTCCCTCTCCCCGCATCGACAGA ATTGAGCCCCTGACAGGGCCCCCCGAGGGCGGCTTGGCCCTCACCATCTGGGGCTCCAACCTGGGCCGGGACTTCGCTGAGGTGCAAGACGCCGTGAACGTGGCCGGCCGCCCCTGCAGCCCCGAGCCCTCTCTCTACCGCACCTCTGCCCG GATCGTGTGTGTGACATCCCCCGCCCCCAATGGCACCACTGGGCCAATCCAAGTGGCCATTAAGAATCGGCCACCAGGCATCTCAACCCAACATTTCACCTACCAG GACCCCATCCTGCTGAGCCTGAGTCCCCATTGGGGCCCCCAGGCAGGGGGTACCCAGCTCACTATCCACGGGCAGCACCTCCAGACGGGAGGCAACATCAGTGCCTTTGTGGGTGCACAGCCCTGCCCTAT CCAGGAGCCGGTGTGTCCTGAGGCCATAGTGTGCCACACCATGTCCCAGGCCAGCCCAGGAGAAGCTGTGGTTCGAGTGGTCTTTGGCCACGCCCAGCGCACGCTGCTCACCAGCCCCTTCCAGTACACGGCCAACCCGCAGCTGGTGGCGGCGGAGCCCAGCGTCAGCTTCCGGGG GGGCGGGCGGCTGATCCGAGTCAGGGGCACGGGCCTGGACGTGGTGCAGCAGCCCCTGCTGTCGGTGTGGCTGGCGGCCACGGCGGAGGTGCAGGCTGCAGGTGTCGAGCCCCGGAACCCAACCCCGAGGACGAGCTGTGGGGGCCCCGCCGCAGCGCCCCAGGCTTGTATCCAGCTTCGGGAGGGCTTGCTGCAG TGCTCCACTGTCTGTTCCATCAACTCGTCCAGCCTCCTTCTGTGCCAGAGCCCTGCCGTGCCAGATGGGGTGCACCCCCAGCGGGTCTTCTTCACCCTAGACAACGTGCATGTGGACTTTGCCAGCGCCAACGggggccaggacttccagtaccagcCCAACCCCCGTCTGGCGCCCCTCAGCCGCGAGAAGCCCACCCGCCCCTACCGCCTCAAGCCGGGCAACGTCCTGGACGTGGAG GGCCAGGGCCTCAACCTGGGGATTAGCAAGGAGGAGGTGCGCGTGCACATCGGGGACGGCGAGTGCCTGGTGAAGACGCTCACGCTCACCCACCTGTACTGCGAGCCGCCCTCCCGGGCCCCGCAGCCCGCCAACGGCTCCAGTGCCCTGCCGCAGTTCGTG gTTCAGATGGGCAACGTGCGCCTGGCCCTGGGCCCCGTCCAGTACGAGACTGAGCCCACTCTGTCTGCCTTCCCCGTGGAGGCCCaggtgggcctgggcctgggcgcCGCTGTGCTGATCACCGCtgtcctcctcctcaccctcatGTACAG GCACAAGAGCAAGCAGGCCCTGCGGGACTATCAGAAGGTTCTGGTGCAACTGGAGAACCTGGAGATTGGTGTGGGTGACCAGTGCCGCAAGGAGTTCACAG ACCTGATGACCGAGATGACCGACCTCAGCAGCGACCTGGAGGCCAGCGGGATCCCCTTCCTGGACTACCACACCTACGCTGAGCGGGTCTTCTTCCCGGGGCACGGCGGCTGCCCCCTGCAGCCTGCGCTCGAGGGGCCCGGGGAGGAGGGCCGCCGCGCCCCCGTGCGCCAGGGCCTCACGCAGCTCTCCAACCTGCTCAACAGCAAGCTCTTCCTCCTCACA CTCATCCACACCCTGGAGGAGCAGCCCAGCTTCTCCCAGCGGGACCGCTGCCACGTGGCTTCTCTGCTGTCCCTGGCGCTGCACGGCAAGCTCGAGTACCTGACGGACATCCTGAGGACGCTGCTGAGTGACCTGGCTGCCCACTACGTGCACAAGAACCCCAAGCTCATGCTGCGCAG GACAGAGACCATGGTGGAGAAGCTGCTTACCAACTGGCTGTCCATCTGTCTCTATGCCTTCCTGAAG TACCAGGTGGACAAGGGCCCCGTGGACGCTGTGACCGGCAAGGCAAAACGGACCCTGAACGACAGCCGGCTGCTTCGGGAGGACGTGGAGTTCCGGCCCCTGACGCTGATGGTGTTGGCGGGCCCCAGGGCTGGCGGGGCCGCAGGGGGCGGCGCGGTGCAGCGCGTGCCCGCCCGGGTGCTCGACACAGACACCATCACCCAGGTCAAAGAGAAGGTGTTGGAGCAAGTCTACAAGGGCACCCCCTTCTCCCAGAGGCCCTCAGCGCACGCCCTAGATCTCG AGTGGCGCTCGGGCCTTGCTGGTCACCTAACCCTGTCAGATGAGGACCTGACCTCAGTGACCCACAACCACTGGAAGAGACTCAACACTCTCCAACACTACAAG GTCCCGGACGGAGCCACCGTGGGGCTCATCCCCCAGCTGCACAACGGAGGGGCCGTCTCCCAGAGCCTGGCCCAGAACTGCACCCTGGGGGAGA ACGTTCCCATGCTGGAGGATGGTGAGGAGGGTGGGGTCCACCTCTGGCACCTGGTGAAAGGCACCGAAGAGCCAGAAGGAGCTAAGGCCCGGCGCAGCAGCCTgagggagcgggagcgggagcgggcgCGGGCCAAGGCCATCCCGGAAATCTACCTCACCCGCCTGCTCTCCATGAAG GGCACCCTGCAGAAGTTCGTGGATGACACCTTCCAGGCCATCCTCAGCGTGAACAGGCCCGTGCCCATCGCCATCAAGTACCTGTTCGACTTCCTGGACGAGCTGGCCGAGAAGCACGGCATCGAGGACCCAGAGACGCTGCACATCTGGAAGACCAACAG cctgctGTTGCGGTTCTGGGTGAACACCCTGAAGAACCCGCAGCTCATCTTTGACGTGCGGGTGTCAGACAACGTGGATGCCATCCTCGCCGTCATCGCCCAAACCTTCATCGACTCCTGCACGGTCTCCGAGCATAAAGTGGGCAGG GCCCACTCCTACCCGGAGCAGGACTCCCCAGTGAACAAACTGCTGTATGCCCGGGAGATCCCTCGCTACAAGCAGATGGTGGAGAG ATACTACTCCGACATCCGCCAGAGCTCTCCGGCGAGCTACCAGGAGATGAACTCGGCTCTGGCCGAGCTCTCTGGG AACTACACGTCTGCTCCCCACTGTCTGGAAGCTCTGCAAGAACTCTACAACCACATCCACAGGTATTATGACCAG ATCATCAGCGCCCTGGAGGAGGACCCTGTGGGCCAGAAGATGCAGCTGGCCTGCCGTCTGCAGCAGGTAGCGGCGCTGGTGGAGAACAAGGTGACGGACCTGTAA